The Candidatus Zixiibacteriota bacterium genome includes a window with the following:
- a CDS encoding leucine-rich repeat domain-containing protein, whose product MYYRRILCVFMATLFAVVVGCGDSSTDSNNEPSNHPPETPIIVAPTNHAIDISRTPTLDWACSDPDGNTVHYSVYLRNDSNITDNDVVPGAGDITASSLQITSSLDLGTKYFWQIVASDNNGGQTEGPIWDFTTVAFDSTFVTIPDTSFRRAIVSHLVGVSLDDSLYVSQVDTITELLNIGSSTQAGSYHIESLEGAQNLIALEKLILSSFPSLSDLSPLQGLTSMTSFGVSYCGVSDISPLQNMTEMTWIDLSHNTISSLSALSGMTKVQSLYVSYNNLTTLEDLRPVAALEVLDATSNDITDIGAVSAMSKVYLLLLSDNQISDLDSLMDMDKIVTLDLSTNNITDIGALEYLPGIHYLYLSNNSITNIEPLIDNTGLATSDFLYLDSNPLDDTSINTYIPQLQARGVSVTY is encoded by the coding sequence ATGTATTATCGAAGAATTCTATGTGTTTTTATGGCAACCTTGTTTGCCGTTGTCGTTGGCTGTGGCGATTCATCCACCGATTCCAACAACGAGCCATCGAATCATCCCCCGGAAACACCGATAATCGTAGCGCCGACCAATCATGCCATCGATATTTCCCGGACACCGACGCTTGACTGGGCCTGTTCCGACCCGGATGGCAACACCGTTCACTATTCGGTTTATCTCAGAAACGACTCCAACATCACCGACAATGATGTCGTCCCCGGCGCCGGTGACATCACGGCCTCTAGCCTGCAGATAACATCCAGCCTCGACTTGGGTACCAAATACTTCTGGCAGATTGTCGCCTCCGACAACAACGGCGGTCAAACCGAGGGACCGATCTGGGACTTCACCACCGTCGCCTTCGACAGCACCTTCGTTACCATTCCCGATACGAGCTTCCGTCGTGCGATCGTGTCACATTTGGTGGGAGTGTCGCTGGACGACAGCCTCTACGTGTCGCAGGTGGACACAATCACCGAACTGCTCAACATCGGCAGCAGCACGCAGGCCGGGAGCTACCACATTGAGAGCCTCGAGGGAGCCCAGAATCTAATCGCGCTCGAGAAGTTGATCCTGTCGTCGTTCCCATCGCTGAGCGACCTTTCGCCGCTTCAGGGCCTGACTTCCATGACCAGCTTTGGAGTGAGCTATTGTGGCGTGTCGGACATTTCACCGCTTCAGAACATGACCGAGATGACCTGGATCGACTTGAGCCATAACACCATCTCCTCTCTCTCGGCCCTGAGCGGCATGACCAAGGTGCAATCGCTTTATGTCTCGTACAACAACCTCACCACGCTCGAAGATCTCAGACCGGTTGCCGCACTCGAAGTCCTTGACGCGACATCTAATGATATCACCGATATTGGGGCCGTATCCGCAATGTCGAAGGTGTACCTGCTGCTGCTAAGCGACAACCAGATCTCCGATCTGGACTCGCTCATGGACATGGACAAGATCGTAACGCTTGATCTCAGCACCAACAACATCACCGATATCGGAGCGCTGGAGTACCTGCCGGGGATTCATTACCTCTATCTGTCCAACAACTCTATCACCAACATAGAACCGCTGATTGACAACACCGGCTTGGCAACGAGCGATTTCCTCTATCTGGACTCGAATCCGTTGGACGACACCTCGATCAATACCTACATCCCGCAACTCCAGGCGAGAGGTGTGTCGGTAACATATTAA